The following are encoded together in the Solenopsis invicta isolate M01_SB chromosome 14, UNIL_Sinv_3.0, whole genome shotgun sequence genome:
- the LOC105207195 gene encoding uncharacterized protein LOC105207195 isoform X2, which yields MHSIRNHALDATRQPKKHTDDNSQPIDGFLKEISENMHSIRNHALDATRQPKKHTDDNSQPIDGFLKEISENMHSIRNHALDATRQPKKHTDDNSQPIDGFLKEISENMHSIRNHALDATNMQETCTYNNNRVIEDKLMALQDDVKSLIEGQVIIKEMIQKIMDSDAYNVDVNLRNTFYEGLEGFPLNTIEEFKELESDAKKDVRRKLYNHLRRLGGSKFREFLYNSIKEIMTDSLVSKFTWPGSSKSEKFGNTKTMNIIYPAQKCTLFHGPQDKASCKVEVQEVFRAIKQRYRKNLKKNQPLPHQEQLNQEDEVGEDSSDFQSEYEMTDNDELQL from the exons ATGCATTCTATTCGTAATCACGCGCTTGATGCAACTCGCCAACCAAAGAAGCACACAGATGATAACAGTCAGCCTATTGATGGATTTTTAAAGGAAATATCGGAAAATATGCATTCTATTCGTAATCACGCGCTTGATGCAACTCGCCAACCAAAGAAGCACACAGATGATAACAGTCAGCCTATTGATGGATTTTTAAAGGAAATATCGGAAAATATGCATTCTATTCGTAATCACGCGCTTGATGCAACTCGCCAACCAAAGAAGCACACAGATGATAACAGTCAGCCTATTGATGGATTTTTAAAGGAAATATCGGAAAATATGCATTCTATTCGTAATCACGCACTTGATGCAACAAACATGCAAGAGACTTGCACATACAATAATAATCGAGTCATTGAAGATAAATTAAT GGCGCTACAAGACGACGTTAAATCTTTAATTGAGGGCCAggttattataaaagaaatgatcCAAAAGATTATGGATAGTGACGCTTATAACGTTGAcgttaatttaagaaatacattttatgagGGCTTGGAGGGTTTTCCACTGAATACCATTGAAGAATTCAAAGAGCTAGAAAGCGATGCCAAAAAAGATGTTCGAAGGAAGCTA tacAATCACTTGCGAAGATTAGGAGGATCTAAATTTcgagaatttctgtataattcaataaaagaaaTCATGACCGACAGTTTGGTCTCAAAATTTACATGGCCCGGTAGTAGCAAATCAGAGAAATTTGGAAACACAAAAacaatgaatattatatatc CAGCACAGAAATGCACTTTGTTTCATGGCCCACAGGACAAGGCTTCTTGTAAAGTTGAAGTACAGGAAGTTTTTCGGGCCATAAAACAGAGGTatcgaaaaaatttaaaaaaaaaccagccGCTTCCTCATCAAGAGCAGCTCAACCAAGAGGACGAAGTGGGTGAAGATTCATCAGACTTCCAGAGCGAATATGAAATGACTGATAATGATGAATTACAgctataa
- the LOC105207195 gene encoding uncharacterized protein LOC105207195 isoform X1: MHSIRNHALDATRQPKKHTDDNSQPIDGFLKEISENMHSIRNHALDATRQPKKHTDDNSQPIDGFLKEISENMHSIRNHALDATRQPKKHTDDNSQPIDGFLKEISENMHSIRNHALDATNMQETCTYNNNRVIEDKLMALQDDVKSLIEGQVIIKEMIQKIMDSDAYNVDVNLRNTFYEGLEGFPLNTIEEFKELESDAKKDVRRKLYNHLRRLGGSKFREFLYNSIKEIMTDSLVSKFTWPGSSKSEKFGNTKTMNIIYLAAQKCTLFHGPQDKASCKVEVQEVFRAIKQRYRKNLKKNQPLPHQEQLNQEDEVGEDSSDFQSEYEMTDNDELQL; the protein is encoded by the exons ATGCATTCTATTCGTAATCACGCGCTTGATGCAACTCGCCAACCAAAGAAGCACACAGATGATAACAGTCAGCCTATTGATGGATTTTTAAAGGAAATATCGGAAAATATGCATTCTATTCGTAATCACGCGCTTGATGCAACTCGCCAACCAAAGAAGCACACAGATGATAACAGTCAGCCTATTGATGGATTTTTAAAGGAAATATCGGAAAATATGCATTCTATTCGTAATCACGCGCTTGATGCAACTCGCCAACCAAAGAAGCACACAGATGATAACAGTCAGCCTATTGATGGATTTTTAAAGGAAATATCGGAAAATATGCATTCTATTCGTAATCACGCACTTGATGCAACAAACATGCAAGAGACTTGCACATACAATAATAATCGAGTCATTGAAGATAAATTAAT GGCGCTACAAGACGACGTTAAATCTTTAATTGAGGGCCAggttattataaaagaaatgatcCAAAAGATTATGGATAGTGACGCTTATAACGTTGAcgttaatttaagaaatacattttatgagGGCTTGGAGGGTTTTCCACTGAATACCATTGAAGAATTCAAAGAGCTAGAAAGCGATGCCAAAAAAGATGTTCGAAGGAAGCTA tacAATCACTTGCGAAGATTAGGAGGATCTAAATTTcgagaatttctgtataattcaataaaagaaaTCATGACCGACAGTTTGGTCTCAAAATTTACATGGCCCGGTAGTAGCAAATCAGAGAAATTTGGAAACACAAAAacaatgaatattatatatc TAGCAGCACAGAAATGCACTTTGTTTCATGGCCCACAGGACAAGGCTTCTTGTAAAGTTGAAGTACAGGAAGTTTTTCGGGCCATAAAACAGAGGTatcgaaaaaatttaaaaaaaaaccagccGCTTCCTCATCAAGAGCAGCTCAACCAAGAGGACGAAGTGGGTGAAGATTCATCAGACTTCCAGAGCGAATATGAAATGACTGATAATGATGAATTACAgctataa